A single region of the Leishmania panamensis strain MHOM/PA/94/PSC-1 chromosome 21 sequence genome encodes:
- a CDS encoding hypothetical protein (TriTrypDB/GeneDB-style sysID: LpmP.21.0120): MDIEFGNWKAARPRVHLMIIFLFITTDLVNLIRYILYLLPSRNLYRAYGINAYIIFTCVGIVFFAGVSAPLIYWPYAHGKEMSPGSRRNALCLGIIISFLVHGLPMAWLELWLVTTFGWRDILQAVSLFLTLLCFIIGFLVTWMAYSWKLSKVLQIRYGNAAPSQSAVPAAQLARRSLSQAYRI, translated from the coding sequence ATGGACATCGAGTTTGGCAACTGGAAAGCCGCCAGGCCGCGCGTCCATCTCATGATCATTTTCCTGTTCATAACCACCGACCTCGTCAACCTAATTCGCTACATCCTGTACCTATTGCCATCACGAAACCTCTACCGCGCATATGGGATCAACGCGTACATTATCTTCACCTGTGTAGGTATTGTCTTCTTTGCAGGAGTAAGTGCGCCGCTTATCTACTGGCCCTATGCACACGGCAAAGAGATGTCGCCCGGGTCACGGCGTAATGCGCTGTGTCTGGGCATTATCATTTCCTTTCTCGTACATGGACTCCCAATGGCGTGGCTGGAGCTGTGGCTAGTCACCACGTTTGGCTGGAGGGATATCCTTCAGGCCGTCTCCTTGTTCCTCACGCTTTTGTGCTTCATCATCGGCTTTCTCGTCACGTGGATGGCCTACTCGTGGAAGCTGAGCAAGGTGCTGCAAATCCGCTACGGTAACGCGGCCCCCAGTCAGTCAGCCGTTCCCGCTGCTCAATTAGCACGGCGAAGCTTATCACAAGCCTATCGCATTtga
- a CDS encoding hypothetical protein (TriTrypDB/GeneDB-style sysID: LpmP.21.0130), producing MFRISSICFPKAGCEEITRQARRIVLKPQEYFAQHRMQVWQMRFKEMGPPFSRVWVALGGKMRRRRIGRQIDVKDMRYYWRPIEPQYQRLYMSRLRTKDHSNKRVQPMRLRATNTDIGHASSLKEWERASNRKYGAALAPPKKRDFEFRVF from the coding sequence ATGTTTCGAATTAGCTCGATTTGCTTCCCTAAGGCGGGATGCGAGGAGATTACGCGCCAGGCGCGCCGCATAGTGCTCAAGCCACAGGAGTACTTTGCACAACACCGCATGCAGGTATGGCAGATGCGCTTCAAGGAGATGGGTCCTCCCttctcgcgtgtgtgggtggcgctCGGGGGCAagatgcgccgccgccgtatTGGCCGGCAAATCGACGTGAAGGACATGCGGTACTACTGGCGCCCCATCGAGCCGCAGTACCAGCGCCTGTACATGTCTCGCCTTCGTACCAAGGACCACTCGAACAAGCGCGTGCAGCCGATGCGTCTGCGAGCGACCAACACCGACATTGGTCACGCCTCCTCATTAAAGGAGTGGGAGCGTGCTAGCAACCGAAAGTACGGCGCCGCCCTCGCGCCTCCCAAGAAGCGTGACTTTGAGTTTCGCGTCTTTTGA
- a CDS encoding hypothetical protein (TriTrypDB/GeneDB-style sysID: LpmP.21.0140), whose translation MIESPHSRSGREEVRVFQSALDKRIVTTTVFAQPSFYMGLGSALVMVLTQRFPEEFMLRKYLTMSYNGIRAPSLLAIPFCAISGMYFSIASVITAAPTPLMGHLLGYGVSLSVGLTMLSLRRVSWYYPLLGLMYLSFGGLHHYRKMMVYGDNAPIFYWSDFREIYHDRKARRLEKKLCIEEKAVVRQDRAIE comes from the coding sequence ATGATAGAGAGTCCCCACTCGCGATCCGGTCGCGAGGAGGTACGCGTCTTTCAGAGCGCGCTAGACAAGCGCATTGTGACGACGACTGTCTTCGCTCAGCCCTCGTTCTACATGGGCTTGGGTAGTGCCTTGGTGATGGTGCTGACGCAGCGCTTCCCGGAGGAATTCATGCTCCGCAAGTACCTTACCATGTCATACAACGGCATCCGTGCTCCGTCGCTTCTGGCCATTCCGTTCTGTGCTATTAGTGGCATGTACTTCTCTATTGCCAGCGTCATCACCGCCGCGCCCACGCCGCTTATGGGACACCTGCTCGGGTACGGTGTGAGTCTAAGTGTTGGGCTTACCATGCTGTCGCTACGGCGCGTCTCGTGGTACTACCCTCTCCTTGGTCTCATGTATCTGTCTTTTGGCGGTCTGCACCACTATCGCAAGATGATGGTGTACGGTGATAACGCGCCCATCTTTTACTGGTCGGACTTTCGAGAGATCTACCACGATAGAAAAGCGCGCCGCCTAGAGAAGAAGCTATGCATCGAAGAGAAGGCCGTGGTGCGACAAGATCGCGCAATCGAGTAG